The Candidatus Brocadiia bacterium genome includes the window AAGATGTATGGGGAGTTAAGTCAAAAGGCATAGGGGGTTAAGTCAATAGGGGTGGGGGGGCTCCCCCTGTGGATAACTTTTTGGGTTGAATCACCTGAAAACTGCATAAAACCTTGATTTTGTGTTGTTTTTTAGGTTTTAAATTGTTTTAAGCCGGGTTTATATTCATCGCCGAGATGTTGCTCTCGACGTTGTCGCCGGCCTTGATGGCAATGGAGTTTATGGTCCCGTCGCAGGGCGCGTCTATCTCGTTTTGCATCTTCATGGCTTCGAGGATGAAGAGCATCTGGTTGCGCTTGACCTTTTCGCCGGGCTTGACCTTGACCGATACTATCTTGCCGGGCATGGGCACCTTGACCTCTATCAGCGTGCCTGATAATGACGTTGTCGCCGGAGCGGCCGGTTTAACCTCGACTTTAGGCGTGGGTGCCGGGGCAGTCACGACAGCCGGAGCGGTTACTATTACCGGCTGAATCGTCTTCTTCTGTCTCTGGACGTTGACCTTATATTCGGAGCCGTTGAGCTTGACCAATAAAGGCAGTGTCTCTTCGCTGGGGCCTTCCAGGGCGGTGACGGTGGCCTGATGCTTCTGGTCATTCAGTTCCAGGCTGATATGCCCGGGCTGGGTGCCTTTGCGGACGTTCATCTCGCCGGCCAGCGCGCTGGACTTGACGCTGGTGACTATCGGCTCGGTCGGGCCGGTGATGCCTTTGGCCTGCCGGTCCCAGAACTCGGCCGTTACCTGCGGGAAGATGGCGTAGGCCAGGACGTCTTCGTCCGCGACGGTTTCGGTCTTCTTGAGCGCCTTGACCTCGGTTACGGTCTTGTCCCAGGCCGGAGCCATTCCGTCGGCCGGGCGGCCCTGGATGGGCTGCTCGTCGCCGATAATCTTCTTCTTGATGTCGTCGTCAATCGGGCCGGGCGAGCGGCCGTAGAGCCCTTTGACGTAGTTTTTCACTTCCTTGGAAATCATTTTGTAGCGTTCGCCCATGACCACGTTGAAGACGGCCTGGGTGCCGACTATCTGGCTGGTTGGGGTGACCAGCGGCGGGTAGCCGAGCTCTTTGCGGACCAGGGCAGTTTCAACCAGCACCTGGGCGTATTTGCCCATAGCGTTCTGTGCCTTGAGCTGGGATATCAGGTTGGATATCATCCCGCCCGGTATCTGGTGCACCAGGATGCGCGGGTCGATTCTTTCGGAGATGGGGTCCAGGATGTCCTTGTATTTTTCCTTGACCGTCTGGAAGTACTCGGCGATTTCGGCCAGCAGCTCGACGTTGAGGTTGGTGTCGTAGGGCGTGCCCTTGAAGGCGCCGACGATGCTTTCGGTGGGCGGCTGCGATGCGCCCCAGGCGAAGGGCGACATGGCTGTATCCAGGATGTCCACGCCGGCCTCGGCCGCGGTTAGATAGGTTATCGGGGCCATGCCGCTGGAGCAGTGCGTGTGCAGGTGCACCGGCAGTTTGACCTCTTTCTTCAGGGCGTTAATCAGGTCGTAGGCGGCGATGGGCGAGATGATGCCGCTCATATCCTTAATGCAGATGATGTCCGAACCGGCTTCCTTGAGCTCGATGGCGAACTTGATGTATTTCTCGATGGTATGGACCGGGCTGACCGTGTATGATATCGAGCCTTCGACCAGGCCGCCGACCTTTTTGGCGGTCTGGATGGCCAGTGCGATGTTGCGGATGTCGTTGACGGCGTCGAAGATGCGGAAGATGTCGATGCCGTTATCGCGGGCCTTCTGGATGAATTTGACGACGATGTCGTCCGGGAAATGCTGGTAGGCGACCAGGTTCTGGCCGCGCAGGAGCATCTGGAGTTTGGTGTTCTTGACCCGCTTGCGTATTTCGCGCAGGCGCTGCCAGGGGTCTTCGTTGAGGTAGCGCAGGCAGACGTCGAAGGTGGCGCCGCCCCACATCTCCAGAGAGAAAAAGCCGACCTGGTCGAGCTTCTCGACGATGGGCAGCATATCGGCCGTGGACATCCGGGTGGCGATTAACGACTGGTGGCCGTCGCGCAGGACCGTTTCTGTTATCTTTACCATAATTTTTTTAGTAAGCGGATTTAGCGGATTAAACCGATTTTATCTCCAATGCAAACTTTCCCGATGGCCTTTATCCTTGCCGGTAGTCGGGAATAATGACCATTTCCAGGCCGAATGGCGCCGGGATTCGGACTCGAACGTTATGGGCGCGATGTTATATACCGGCGTTTCCGGTTCGCTCAGGCGGTAGTCTTCCAGCCCCATCCGTTCCAGATAGGCGTCCACCGCCGCGGTGATGATGGCCATTTCTTCTTTTTTCATATATTAAAGCGGGATATTCCCGTGCTTCTTGGGCGGACGGGCTTCGCGCTTGTTCAGTAATGTTTCCAGGGCCGATATCAGCTTGGGCCGGGTTTCCTGCGCCTCGATGACCTCGTCGATGTAGCCCCGTTCGGCCGCGATGTAGGGGTTCTCGAACTTGGCCTCGTATTCGGCCACCAGTTTCTTGCGGGTGGCGTCCGGGTCCTTGGACTGGGCGATTTCGTTCTTAAATATGATATTGACCGCGCCTTCGGGCCCCATCACGGCGATTTCGGCCGTCGGCCAGGCGAAGTTCATATCGGCCCGGACGTGCTTGGAGCACATAACGTCATAGGCGCCGCCGTAGGCCTTGCGGGTGATGACGGTCAGCTTGGGCACGGTGGCTTCGCAATAGGCGTAAAGCAGTTTGGCGCCGTTGCGGATGATGCCGCCGAACTCCTGGGTGGTGCCGGGCAGGAAGCCGGGCACGTCGACGAAGGTGACCAGCGGGATATTGAAAGCGTCGCAGAAGCGGACGAACCGTCCGGCCTTGATGGAGGCGTTGATGTCCAGGCATCCGGCCAGGAACTGGGGCTGGTTGCCGACCACGCCGACGGCGTGCCCGTTGAGCCGGGCGAAGCCGACGACGATGTTCCGGGCCCAGTCGGAGTGGACCTCGAAGAAGTCCTCTTCGTCCATGACCAGTTTGATGACCTGGCGCATATCGTAGGGCTTGTCGGCGTCATCGGGTATAATCTTAGCCAGGCCTTTCTCGGTCCGGTCCGGCTTGTCTTTGGGTTTCATGTAAGGCGGCTCTTCCATATTGTTGGCCGGCAGGTAGCTGAGCAGTTTCTTGAGTGTGGCCACGGCGTCCTTTTCGTCATTAGCCGCGAAGTGGGCCACGCCGGAAAGGGTATTATGGGTGGTAGCCCCGCCCAGTTTCTCGAACGAGACCTCTTCGTTGGTAACGGACTTGATGACCTCAGGTCCGGTGATGAACATATGGCTGGTGTTCTTGACCATGATGATGAAATCGGTCAGTGCCGGGGAGTAGACCGCGCCGCCGGCGCACGGGCCCATGATGACGGACAGCTGG containing:
- a CDS encoding acyl-CoA carboxylase subunit beta translates to MVDKIKQLREMRQNALLGGGKERIKKQHEMKKLTARERIELLLDKNSFHELDMFVLHQCDHFGLENKRPLGDGVVTGYGTVNGRLVYVFSQDFTVFGGALGEAYANKICKVMDLATKVGAPVIGLNDSGGARIQEGVVSLGGYAEIFFRNTLASGVVPQLSVIMGPCAGGAVYSPALTDFIIMVKNTSHMFITGPEVIKSVTNEEVSFEKLGGATTHNTLSGVAHFAANDEKDAVATLKKLLSYLPANNMEEPPYMKPKDKPDRTEKGLAKIIPDDADKPYDMRQVIKLVMDEEDFFEVHSDWARNIVVGFARLNGHAVGVVGNQPQFLAGCLDINASIKAGRFVRFCDAFNIPLVTFVDVPGFLPGTTQEFGGIIRNGAKLLYAYCEATVPKLTVITRKAYGGAYDVMCSKHVRADMNFAWPTAEIAVMGPEGAVNIIFKNEIAQSKDPDATRKKLVAEYEAKFENPYIAAERGYIDEVIEAQETRPKLISALETLLNKREARPPKKHGNIPL
- the oadA gene encoding sodium-extruding oxaloacetate decarboxylase subunit alpha; this translates as MVKITETVLRDGHQSLIATRMSTADMLPIVEKLDQVGFFSLEMWGGATFDVCLRYLNEDPWQRLREIRKRVKNTKLQMLLRGQNLVAYQHFPDDIVVKFIQKARDNGIDIFRIFDAVNDIRNIALAIQTAKKVGGLVEGSISYTVSPVHTIEKYIKFAIELKEAGSDIICIKDMSGIISPIAAYDLINALKKEVKLPVHLHTHCSSGMAPITYLTAAEAGVDILDTAMSPFAWGASQPPTESIVGAFKGTPYDTNLNVELLAEIAEYFQTVKEKYKDILDPISERIDPRILVHQIPGGMISNLISQLKAQNAMGKYAQVLVETALVRKELGYPPLVTPTSQIVGTQAVFNVVMGERYKMISKEVKNYVKGLYGRSPGPIDDDIKKKIIGDEQPIQGRPADGMAPAWDKTVTEVKALKKTETVADEDVLAYAIFPQVTAEFWDRQAKGITGPTEPIVTSVKSSALAGEMNVRKGTQPGHISLELNDQKHQATVTALEGPSEETLPLLVKLNGSEYKVNVQRQKKTIQPVIVTAPAVVTAPAPTPKVEVKPAAPATTSLSGTLIEVKVPMPGKIVSVKVKPGEKVKRNQMLFILEAMKMQNEIDAPCDGTINSIAIKAGDNVESNISAMNINPA